The following proteins are encoded in a genomic region of Leifsonia psychrotolerans:
- the rpmB gene encoding 50S ribosomal protein L28 — MAATCQVTGAVPGFGHNISHSHRRTKRRFDPNIQKKTYFVPSLRRSVTLQLSAKGIKVIDARGIESVVKDLLARGEKI; from the coding sequence ATGGCAGCAACATGCCAGGTGACTGGAGCCGTTCCCGGCTTCGGACACAACATTTCGCACTCGCACCGACGCACCAAGCGTCGTTTCGACCCGAACATCCAGAAGAAGACGTACTTCGTTCCGTCGCTTCGCCGCAGCGTCACGCTGCAGCTTTCGGCAAAGGGAATCAAGGTTATTGATGCCCGTGGCATCGAGTCGGTCGTCAAAGACCTGCTCGCACGTGGGGAGAAAATCTAA
- the rpmG gene encoding 50S ribosomal protein L33 — MAKAHDVRPIIKLRSTAGTGYTYVTKKNRRNNPDRLVLKKYDPVVRKHVDFREER, encoded by the coding sequence ATGGCTAAGGCTCATGACGTACGTCCGATCATCAAGCTGCGTTCGACGGCAGGAACCGGTTACACCTACGTGACCAAGAAGAACCGTCGCAACAACCCCGACCGTCTCGTGCTCAAGAAGTACGATCCCGTAGTGCGCAAGCACGTTGACTTCCGTGAGGAGCGCTAA
- the rpsN gene encoding 30S ribosomal protein S14, whose translation MAKKSMIAKNNQRKVIVERYAAKRLELKKALVDPAGTDESREAARKGLQKLPRNASPVRLRNRDAVDGRPRGHLSKFGISRVRFRDMAHRGELPGITKSSW comes from the coding sequence ATGGCTAAAAAGAGCATGATTGCCAAGAACAACCAGCGCAAGGTGATCGTTGAGCGCTACGCCGCCAAGCGCCTTGAGCTGAAGAAGGCTCTCGTCGACCCGGCTGGAACCGACGAGTCCCGCGAGGCCGCCCGCAAGGGCCTGCAGAAGCTTCCCCGTAACGCGTCTCCGGTGCGCCTGCGCAACCGCGACGCGGTTGACGGTCGTCCCCGTGGACACCTCAGCAAGTTCGGAATTTCGCGCGTGCGTTTCCGCGACATGGCACACCGCGGCGAACTGCCCGGCATCACCAAGTCCAGCTGGTAA
- a CDS encoding HU family DNA-binding protein has translation MADKSLNKTELVAKVAADSGQSQAAVDSVLNAFFATLADTVANDGKVTIPGWLGVERTATAARTGRNPQTGEEIAIAAGHRVKLTAGSKLKAAAK, from the coding sequence ATGGCTGACAAGTCGCTGAACAAGACCGAGCTCGTTGCCAAGGTTGCCGCTGACTCCGGACAGAGCCAGGCCGCCGTTGACAGCGTTCTGAATGCATTCTTCGCAACCCTCGCCGACACCGTCGCCAACGACGGCAAGGTCACCATCCCGGGATGGCTCGGCGTCGAGCGCACGGCTACCGCCGCTCGCACCGGCCGCAACCCGCAGACCGGCGAAGAGATCGCCATTGCTGCTGGCCACCGCGTCAAGCTGACCGCTGGTAGCAAGCTCAAGGCTGCCGCCAAGTAG
- a CDS encoding cytochrome c oxidase assembly protein, protein MLRLVRIIGPAVLLLAALLSTLAGLAIGGGAAAQALADPGAVVRWGLPIAKLLVNVGAAGMIGGLVLSLFALSPKEREFNAALDVAAASAAFFTVASALTGFFTMLQVTNVPLSFDDRFSATAGQFFTQIAIGQSWLITTLIGATLTVLCFAVRNHTALIFVTILSVVALVPMAQQGHAAGASGHNAAVTALGLHIAFAAVWLGGLLTIILLRKQLGDKRLITVLARYSSVALVCFIVVAVSGYVSAALRVGTLENLLTPYGLLVLAKVAALLVLGCFGVLQRRFFIERMQQSASPTRPWFWWLVVGELGFMGVASGVAVALAKSATPVAQVVATEIPAATPAQILTGDPLPPPLTFARYFTEWNIDLAWVLFCAFGIFFYLVGVWRLRRRGDSWPVYRTVLWVLGMIALFYITSGGVNVYQKYLFSTHMLAHMALTMLVPVLLVPGAPVTLAMRAIRKRKDGSRGAREWILLAVHSKPASILANPLVAAGMFVGSLWVFYYTPLFRWAMVDHIGHEWMTVHFLITGFLFVQSLIGIDPVPYRLPYPFRLLLLLGTMAFHAFFGLAIMTGTGLFLADWYGAMGWGADALVDQQAGGGIAWSVGELPTIALAIAVAIQWGRSDEKETKRLDRNADRTGDAELNAYNARLAGLAARDR, encoded by the coding sequence GTGCTTCGTCTTGTTCGCATCATCGGTCCAGCCGTTCTTCTGTTGGCTGCGCTGTTGTCGACTCTGGCCGGGCTCGCCATCGGCGGGGGAGCAGCCGCCCAAGCCCTGGCCGATCCCGGAGCCGTGGTGCGCTGGGGCCTGCCGATCGCCAAGCTTCTGGTGAACGTCGGAGCTGCCGGCATGATCGGTGGCTTGGTACTGTCGCTCTTTGCGCTCAGCCCGAAAGAGCGCGAGTTCAATGCCGCGCTCGACGTGGCCGCGGCATCCGCAGCCTTCTTCACCGTGGCATCCGCTCTGACGGGCTTCTTCACGATGCTGCAGGTCACCAATGTGCCGTTGAGTTTCGATGACCGGTTCAGCGCGACGGCCGGCCAATTCTTCACTCAGATCGCCATCGGGCAGTCCTGGCTGATCACAACGCTGATCGGCGCCACACTCACCGTGCTGTGTTTCGCGGTACGCAATCACACGGCGCTCATCTTCGTGACCATCTTGTCGGTCGTGGCCCTTGTACCGATGGCCCAGCAAGGCCACGCAGCCGGCGCCTCAGGACACAACGCGGCCGTGACCGCACTCGGGCTGCACATTGCTTTCGCCGCCGTCTGGTTGGGTGGGCTTCTGACGATCATCCTTCTGCGCAAGCAATTGGGTGACAAACGTCTCATCACAGTGCTCGCCCGCTATTCGTCGGTTGCGTTGGTGTGCTTCATCGTCGTGGCTGTGTCGGGGTACGTCAGCGCCGCGCTTCGTGTGGGAACACTCGAGAACCTTCTCACCCCCTATGGGCTTCTCGTTCTGGCCAAGGTGGCCGCGTTGCTCGTTCTCGGCTGCTTCGGAGTGCTGCAGCGACGCTTCTTCATCGAGCGGATGCAGCAGAGCGCCTCGCCGACCCGGCCGTGGTTCTGGTGGCTGGTCGTGGGCGAACTCGGGTTCATGGGTGTGGCCTCCGGCGTCGCCGTCGCGCTGGCGAAGTCGGCCACACCCGTCGCGCAGGTCGTCGCGACCGAGATTCCGGCGGCGACTCCGGCACAGATTCTCACCGGCGATCCGCTGCCGCCCCCGCTCACCTTCGCGCGCTACTTCACCGAGTGGAACATCGACCTTGCCTGGGTTCTGTTCTGTGCCTTCGGAATCTTCTTCTACCTGGTTGGCGTGTGGCGACTGCGACGGCGTGGCGACAGCTGGCCGGTCTACCGCACGGTGCTGTGGGTTCTGGGCATGATCGCCCTGTTCTACATCACCAGCGGCGGCGTGAACGTCTACCAGAAGTACCTCTTTTCGACCCACATGCTCGCTCACATGGCGCTGACCATGTTGGTGCCGGTTCTGCTCGTGCCGGGGGCTCCTGTCACTCTCGCCATGCGCGCCATCCGGAAGCGCAAGGACGGCAGCCGCGGCGCCCGCGAATGGATTCTGCTGGCCGTGCACTCGAAGCCAGCCTCGATTCTCGCCAACCCGCTGGTCGCCGCCGGGATGTTCGTCGGCTCACTCTGGGTGTTCTACTACACGCCGCTGTTCCGCTGGGCGATGGTTGATCACATCGGTCATGAGTGGATGACGGTGCACTTTTTGATCACCGGATTCCTGTTCGTGCAGTCGCTGATCGGCATCGATCCCGTGCCGTACCGCCTGCCGTACCCGTTCCGGTTGTTGCTGCTGCTCGGCACGATGGCTTTCCATGCCTTCTTCGGCTTGGCGATCATGACCGGCACCGGGCTGTTCTTGGCCGATTGGTACGGCGCAATGGGCTGGGGCGCTGATGCGCTTGTCGACCAACAAGCGGGTGGTGGCATCGCCTGGAGCGTGGGAGAGCTTCCGACTATTGCGCTGGCGATCGCCGTGGCCATCCAATGGGGTCGCAGCGACGAGAAAGAGACCAAGCGGCTGGACCGCAACGCGGATCGCACCGGCGACGCCGAGCTGAACGCCTACAACGCACGCCTGGCCGGCCTGGCGGCGCGCGACCGGTAG
- a CDS encoding AAA family ATPase, whose translation MPEIALSPEQATVFAAIEGTKQNLFITGRAGTGKSTLLNHLSWNTSKQIVIAAPTGVAALNVGGQTIHSLFRLPIGVIADHVIDQSDQVRKLLNTIDTLVIDEVSMVNADLMDAIDRSLRQARQRPHDTFGGVQIVLFGDPYQLAPVPGDADERAYFTDTYRSLWFFDAKVWRDAELRIFELTEIHRQHDADFKHMLNAVRHGQVTAEIAGALNAAGARTPPSDGVITLATRNDAVNRINASALKKLSGRSLTAKAEVTGEFGGRTYPADETLELKVGAQVMFLRNDAGHEGGPRWVNGTIGTVTKIDATVFVDIDGETHEVEPAVWEKFKYTYNPATKKLSKDVVAEFTQFPLRLAWAVTIHKSQGATYERAIVDLGARVFSPGQTYVALSRLTSLDGLYLNRPLRPSDIIVDENVQRFMQITRRTGA comes from the coding sequence GTGCCAGAGATCGCGCTCTCACCCGAACAAGCCACAGTGTTCGCTGCCATCGAGGGCACCAAGCAGAACCTGTTCATCACCGGACGTGCCGGCACCGGCAAGTCGACGCTGCTGAACCACCTGTCCTGGAACACGAGCAAGCAGATCGTGATTGCCGCACCCACGGGTGTGGCCGCGCTCAACGTGGGCGGTCAGACCATCCATTCGCTGTTTCGCCTGCCGATCGGCGTGATCGCCGACCACGTCATCGACCAGTCTGATCAGGTACGCAAACTGCTCAACACCATCGACACCCTGGTGATCGATGAGGTGTCGATGGTCAACGCCGACCTGATGGACGCGATCGACCGCAGCCTGCGCCAGGCCCGTCAGCGCCCCCACGACACCTTCGGGGGAGTGCAGATCGTGCTCTTCGGCGACCCGTATCAGCTGGCCCCGGTGCCCGGCGACGCCGATGAGCGCGCCTATTTCACAGACACCTACCGTTCGCTCTGGTTCTTCGACGCCAAAGTGTGGCGTGACGCCGAGCTGCGCATTTTCGAGTTGACCGAGATTCATCGGCAACATGATGCTGACTTCAAGCACATGCTCAACGCCGTGCGGCATGGCCAGGTCACGGCCGAGATCGCCGGTGCTCTCAATGCGGCCGGTGCCCGCACTCCGCCGAGCGACGGAGTGATCACCCTCGCCACGCGCAACGACGCGGTGAACCGCATCAACGCATCCGCTCTGAAGAAGCTCTCGGGGCGGTCACTCACCGCGAAGGCCGAGGTCACCGGGGAATTCGGTGGCCGCACCTACCCGGCCGATGAGACCCTCGAACTGAAGGTCGGCGCCCAGGTGATGTTCCTGCGCAACGATGCCGGCCATGAAGGCGGGCCGCGCTGGGTGAACGGCACGATCGGCACGGTGACCAAGATCGACGCGACGGTGTTCGTTGACATCGACGGCGAAACCCATGAGGTCGAACCGGCCGTGTGGGAGAAGTTCAAGTACACCTACAACCCCGCCACAAAGAAACTGAGCAAAGACGTCGTCGCCGAGTTCACCCAGTTTCCGCTGCGGTTGGCGTGGGCGGTGACGATCCACAAGTCGCAGGGGGCGACGTACGAGCGCGCGATCGTCGACCTGGGCGCCCGAGTCTTCAGCCCCGGACAGACCTACGTGGCCCTCAGCCGGCTGACCAGTCTCGACGGTCTCTACCTCAACCGACCACTGCGCCCGTCTGACATCATCGTCGACGAAAATGTGCAGCGTTTCATGCAGATCACGCGTCGCACGGGGGCGTGA
- a CDS encoding serine hydrolase domain-containing protein produces the protein MSKHENDRRRFGLLALVVGASLLLAGCTPPAGDAPASHNEPGTPFSAEATAELDAALAAAMTLAGASGAEVGVWAPWAGEWTSLAGTTTAGGSRPLKADMTFRIGTNTTAMTCTVLLKLVDEKRVALTDPVSKYLTRMPDIDGITLGQLCQGTSGLPDYYGSLHGQFVNNPQRQWPPLEVISAGMGAGTPVAPGSAWASSTTGIVLLGMALQAATNTDWPTLYQKYIFEPLNLTGTSFPAPDDLVIPGSHPNGYAAAMAAGQPVCETKLDETSLSNSMFGVAGGVISTIGDMKVWTQALAEGSLLSKKSAKAQWATVPSPNGPEWKTNGLGTTQVGPLRGSYGSIPGFITAGLSDPSSGLTIVVMLNDSTAGANFAYSLALQLASIAAVQPAVKGQKAPELAVPWSAEDAVAAMQAAGVCPTPVPPPAEPTAEPAP, from the coding sequence ATGAGTAAACATGAGAACGACAGGCGGCGGTTCGGCCTGCTCGCACTCGTGGTGGGTGCGTCGTTGCTACTGGCCGGCTGCACGCCGCCCGCGGGTGATGCGCCGGCGAGTCACAACGAGCCGGGCACGCCGTTTTCAGCCGAGGCCACGGCTGAGTTGGATGCCGCGCTGGCCGCGGCCATGACCCTGGCCGGGGCATCCGGTGCCGAGGTCGGCGTCTGGGCACCGTGGGCCGGCGAATGGACAAGCCTCGCCGGAACGACAACGGCCGGCGGTTCGCGACCGTTGAAAGCCGACATGACCTTCCGAATCGGCACGAACACCACCGCGATGACGTGCACCGTGCTGCTGAAGCTGGTCGATGAGAAGCGGGTGGCCCTGACCGACCCGGTGTCGAAGTACCTCACGCGCATGCCAGACATCGACGGCATCACCCTCGGGCAACTGTGTCAGGGAACGTCGGGACTGCCTGACTACTACGGCTCCCTCCACGGGCAGTTCGTGAATAATCCGCAGCGCCAGTGGCCGCCGCTCGAGGTGATTTCGGCCGGGATGGGGGCCGGTACGCCTGTGGCGCCGGGTTCGGCTTGGGCGAGTTCAACCACGGGGATCGTTCTGCTCGGCATGGCGCTGCAGGCCGCTACCAACACGGACTGGCCCACGCTGTACCAGAAGTACATTTTTGAGCCGTTGAACCTCACCGGCACCAGCTTCCCCGCGCCCGATGACCTGGTGATTCCCGGTTCGCACCCGAACGGCTACGCTGCGGCAATGGCCGCTGGTCAGCCTGTCTGTGAGACCAAACTCGACGAGACGTCACTGTCGAACTCGATGTTCGGAGTGGCCGGCGGTGTGATCTCAACCATTGGTGACATGAAGGTGTGGACGCAGGCGCTCGCCGAGGGGAGTCTGCTCTCGAAGAAGTCGGCGAAAGCTCAATGGGCCACGGTGCCCAGTCCGAACGGGCCCGAATGGAAAACCAACGGACTCGGAACCACGCAGGTCGGACCGCTGCGCGGCAGCTACGGCAGCATCCCGGGGTTCATCACCGCCGGCTTGTCCGACCCGTCCAGCGGTCTGACCATCGTCGTGATGCTCAACGATTCGACCGCGGGCGCAAACTTCGCGTACTCGCTCGCGCTGCAATTGGCCAGCATCGCCGCGGTGCAACCAGCGGTGAAAGGCCAGAAGGCTCCCGAGCTGGCCGTGCCGTGGAGCGCGGAGGACGCGGTAGCGGCAATGCAGGCCGCGGGGGTCTGCCCGACGCCGGTGCCCCCGCCAGCCGAGCCGACGGCCGAGCCGGCGCCGTAG
- a CDS encoding TetR/AcrR family transcriptional regulator, which produces MHDESGPATPHGESSRRRKTRERLLEAAYKVFAESGVQAASVEMIAERAGFTRGAFYSNFDTKEELFFVLGEREMQARFEKLQQGIDEILPRISPAEALASSTFENVVTEFLNLQMDDRRWALMQSEFRLHAMRDTAQAAHFLAFENDFRMRLAERLDTALASVGLRFIIAPEDATRLIIDLCESALQESILSGETGQDGENPLLASPYASRTLPALIRALTAPLPVPPDDTTDTPPSGPQAGAQRLLS; this is translated from the coding sequence ATGCACGACGAATCCGGCCCAGCCACCCCGCACGGCGAGAGTTCGAGGCGCCGAAAGACGCGTGAGCGCCTGCTCGAGGCGGCCTACAAGGTCTTCGCTGAATCCGGCGTGCAGGCCGCCAGCGTTGAGATGATCGCCGAGCGGGCTGGCTTCACGCGCGGCGCGTTCTACTCGAACTTCGATACGAAGGAAGAACTCTTCTTCGTGCTCGGTGAGCGCGAAATGCAGGCCAGGTTCGAGAAGCTGCAGCAGGGAATCGACGAGATCCTCCCCCGCATTTCACCGGCCGAGGCACTCGCCAGCTCGACGTTCGAGAACGTCGTCACCGAATTTCTCAACCTGCAGATGGATGATCGCCGCTGGGCCCTCATGCAGTCAGAATTTCGACTACACGCCATGCGCGACACCGCACAAGCCGCCCACTTTCTCGCCTTCGAGAACGATTTTCGGATGCGCCTGGCCGAACGCCTCGACACCGCCCTCGCAAGCGTGGGCCTTCGCTTCATCATCGCGCCCGAGGACGCGACCCGTCTCATCATCGATCTGTGCGAATCGGCGCTGCAAGAGTCGATCCTGTCCGGCGAAACGGGCCAGGATGGCGAGAACCCGCTGCTGGCCTCCCCCTACGCGTCGCGCACTCTTCCCGCGCTGATTCGCGCGTTGACCGCGCCCCTGCCGGTGCCGCCGGACGACACGACCGATACACCGCCGTCGGGGCCGCAGGCGGGCGCGCAGCGCCTCCTTTCCTAG
- a CDS encoding MMPL family transporter, whose amino-acid sequence MSSLLYSLGRWAFTARWKVLGAWIAILVLVGGGALLFSKGLDNSISIPGTESQTALDSLATTFPQVSGASAQIIVVAPPGGSVTDAGVTDAIEHGVTSLDDMSQVAQAVSPFDKNLSGAVSSDASAALISIQLDGAASDITPATIDHLHEATAALEKALPAGSTASLGGQLFSQNMPSLSLIELIGVGVALLVLILTFGSFLAAGMPLATAFLGVGISIALIFLATAFSPITSTTPMLVLMLGLAVGIDYALFIISRHQEQLRDGLDPEESAARAVATAGSAVIFAGLTVMIALVGLGVAGIPFLTTMGVAAAIGVLIAVLISITLIPAMLGFAGERLRPKLKAARGAKAAQGARGAKGAKRATDAADSSGTAASGTAPTGTAPTVPVAAPLTRAGRFFRGWVRAVTRFPIVTIVAVVAVLGIISVPALGLRLALPDAGGLPEGNSARVTYDLVSEHFGPGFNGPLIVTGSIVTSTDPLGLMTKLGDEIAGLPGVAAVPLSTPNATADTGIVQVIPTGSPESEETKALVTELRDLRPHFLEKYGIDISVTGFTAVGIDVSDKLGGALLPFGLIVVGLSLVLLTMVFRSIAVPIKATLGYLLSVTASFGIVALVFEHGWFADALNVSKEGPVISFMPIILMGVLFGLAMDYEVFLVARMREDYVHSGRARQSIETGFVGSAKVVTAAAIIMFAVFAAFVPEGDVNLKPIALGLAVGVFVDAFIVRMTLVPAVLALLGDKAWYMPKWLNRILPSFDVEGEGLHQEIALRDWPVAGSRDVASAEGLSVASADDVLFNDVSFGLRENGTLVVRGDRESAVTALLLTIAGRMTADAGRLKVAGFVLPVRAASVRSRVAFVSLGEAADPVLAVQRALREKPRIIAIDGIDQVVDAVKRAGIRDSLVAAGVAASRADRGLSIIVGTLAPSPADALCDAIPSADTADIVDLTLSLLLPELEVTA is encoded by the coding sequence GTGTCGTCACTGCTGTATTCGCTCGGCCGTTGGGCGTTCACGGCTCGCTGGAAAGTTCTGGGCGCGTGGATCGCGATCCTGGTGCTCGTCGGCGGCGGTGCCCTGCTCTTCAGCAAGGGGCTCGACAACTCGATCTCGATTCCCGGCACGGAGTCGCAGACGGCACTCGACTCGCTGGCCACGACCTTCCCGCAGGTGAGCGGGGCCTCGGCGCAGATTATCGTCGTCGCCCCTCCGGGCGGCAGCGTAACCGATGCCGGCGTCACAGACGCCATCGAACATGGCGTGACGTCACTCGATGACATGTCTCAGGTCGCCCAGGCCGTCTCGCCGTTCGACAAAAACCTCAGCGGCGCCGTGAGCAGTGACGCCTCCGCCGCACTGATCAGCATTCAGCTCGACGGCGCGGCCTCGGACATCACGCCGGCCACCATAGACCACTTGCATGAAGCCACGGCGGCCCTCGAAAAGGCGCTGCCGGCCGGATCAACCGCGTCGCTCGGCGGCCAGCTGTTCAGCCAGAACATGCCGTCGCTCAGTCTGATCGAGCTCATCGGCGTGGGCGTCGCCCTGCTCGTGCTCATTCTCACCTTCGGCTCATTCCTGGCCGCCGGTATGCCGCTGGCGACCGCATTTCTCGGCGTCGGCATCTCGATCGCGCTCATCTTCTTGGCCACCGCTTTTAGCCCGATCACCTCGACCACGCCCATGCTCGTGCTGATGCTCGGGCTCGCCGTGGGTATCGACTACGCGCTCTTCATCATTTCGCGGCATCAGGAACAATTGCGTGACGGACTCGACCCCGAGGAATCCGCGGCACGGGCCGTGGCGACCGCCGGTTCGGCCGTGATCTTTGCCGGCCTGACCGTGATGATCGCGCTCGTCGGACTGGGCGTCGCCGGCATCCCCTTCCTCACCACCATGGGTGTCGCCGCCGCAATCGGCGTGCTGATTGCGGTGCTCATCTCGATCACCCTCATCCCCGCCATGCTCGGCTTTGCCGGCGAGCGGTTGCGGCCGAAGCTGAAGGCAGCACGGGGTGCGAAGGCAGCACAGGGTGCACGGGGTGCGAAGGGTGCGAAGCGGGCGACGGATGCCGCCGATTCATCCGGCACCGCTGCATCCGGCACTGCGCCCACCGGCACTGCGCCCACCGTACCCGTGGCAGCACCTCTGACCCGGGCCGGCCGCTTCTTCCGCGGCTGGGTGCGGGCGGTGACACGGTTCCCGATCGTCACGATCGTGGCCGTCGTGGCCGTTCTCGGCATCATCTCGGTGCCCGCGCTCGGCCTGCGTCTGGCCCTACCCGATGCGGGTGGGCTGCCGGAAGGCAACAGCGCCCGAGTGACGTACGACCTGGTTTCTGAACATTTCGGCCCCGGCTTCAATGGCCCGCTGATCGTCACCGGCAGCATCGTCACGAGCACCGACCCGCTCGGGCTGATGACGAAGCTGGGCGACGAGATCGCCGGGCTCCCCGGGGTGGCCGCCGTTCCCTTGTCGACGCCGAATGCCACGGCCGACACCGGAATCGTGCAGGTCATTCCGACCGGAAGCCCCGAATCGGAAGAAACCAAGGCGCTCGTCACCGAACTGCGCGATCTGCGCCCGCACTTTCTCGAGAAATACGGCATCGACATCTCGGTCACGGGCTTCACGGCCGTCGGAATCGATGTCTCAGACAAGCTCGGGGGAGCCCTGCTGCCCTTCGGCCTGATCGTCGTGGGTCTCTCGCTCGTTCTGCTGACCATGGTGTTCCGCTCAATCGCGGTGCCCATCAAGGCGACGCTCGGTTACCTGCTCAGCGTCACGGCATCCTTCGGCATCGTCGCGCTCGTCTTCGAGCACGGGTGGTTCGCCGACGCGCTAAACGTGTCGAAAGAAGGCCCGGTGATCAGCTTCATGCCGATCATCCTGATGGGTGTGCTCTTCGGCCTGGCGATGGACTACGAGGTGTTCCTGGTGGCCCGCATGCGGGAGGACTACGTGCATTCGGGCCGCGCGCGTCAGTCAATCGAAACCGGATTCGTCGGCTCGGCCAAGGTCGTCACGGCCGCCGCCATCATCATGTTCGCCGTGTTCGCCGCCTTCGTGCCCGAGGGCGACGTGAACCTGAAACCCATCGCGCTCGGCCTGGCCGTCGGCGTCTTCGTCGATGCGTTCATCGTGCGGATGACACTCGTACCGGCCGTGCTCGCGCTGCTCGGTGACAAGGCCTGGTATATGCCGAAGTGGCTCAACCGCATCCTGCCGTCATTCGACGTGGAGGGGGAGGGTCTGCATCAGGAGATTGCCCTGCGCGACTGGCCCGTGGCCGGATCCCGCGACGTGGCCAGCGCCGAGGGCCTCAGTGTGGCCTCCGCCGACGACGTGCTATTCAACGACGTCTCGTTCGGGTTGCGCGAGAACGGCACGCTCGTCGTGCGTGGCGACCGCGAATCGGCCGTGACCGCGCTGTTGCTCACCATTGCGGGGCGCATGACGGCGGATGCCGGGCGCCTGAAGGTCGCCGGTTTCGTGTTGCCGGTGCGGGCAGCCTCCGTGCGCTCCCGGGTGGCGTTCGTCTCGCTCGGTGAGGCGGCCGACCCGGTGCTGGCCGTGCAGCGGGCGCTGCGCGAGAAGCCGCGCATCATTGCGATCGACGGCATCGACCAGGTCGTCGACGCGGTGAAGCGGGCGGGCATTCGCGACAGTCTCGTGGCGGCGGGGGTTGCCGCCAGCCGGGCCGATCGCGGACTGTCAATCATCGTCGGCACCCTGGCGCCGTCACCGGCCGACGCCCTCTGCGACGCGATTCCAAGCGCCGATACCGCTGACATCGTCGATCTCACCCTTTCACTGCTCCTTCCTGAACTCGAGGTAACCGCATGA
- a CDS encoding SDR family oxidoreductase produces the protein MATILVTGGTGTLGRPTVAQLREAGHEVRVFSRRSGAGLVTGDLVTNNGLRDALAGVNTVIHLATAGNGSDIAAAHNLFPAARRAGVTHLVLISIVGIEQIPLPYYTDKVTIEADLVKSGLKYTILRATQFHTLVAGIFAAQRRLPVLFSPRMPVQPIDPREVAARLVELAAGAPCGRVPDIGGPEQNFVTHFGAQWVKAAGMKRRIVSVRLPGTTFAGYATGKALVPGPRYGHTTFSEYFAEHRPEQR, from the coding sequence ATGGCCACAATTCTTGTCACCGGCGGAACCGGCACCCTGGGCAGGCCCACGGTCGCGCAGCTGCGCGAAGCCGGGCACGAGGTGCGCGTATTCAGCCGGCGCAGCGGTGCCGGACTCGTCACCGGTGACCTCGTCACGAACAACGGGTTGCGTGACGCCCTGGCTGGTGTCAACACGGTGATTCACCTGGCCACGGCCGGTAATGGCTCCGATATCGCAGCCGCCCACAACCTGTTTCCGGCGGCACGCCGGGCCGGGGTGACCCACCTCGTGCTGATCTCTATCGTGGGGATTGAGCAGATTCCGCTGCCGTATTACACCGACAAGGTCACCATCGAAGCCGATCTGGTGAAGAGCGGCCTGAAGTACACGATTCTGCGTGCGACGCAGTTTCACACGCTCGTCGCGGGGATCTTCGCCGCACAGCGTCGGCTTCCCGTTCTCTTCTCACCACGGATGCCGGTGCAACCGATCGACCCGCGCGAGGTCGCCGCGCGTCTCGTCGAACTCGCGGCGGGAGCGCCCTGCGGTCGTGTGCCCGACATTGGCGGGCCCGAACAGAACTTCGTGACGCATTTCGGTGCCCAGTGGGTGAAAGCTGCGGGGATGAAGCGCCGCATCGTGTCGGTGCGCCTGCCGGGCACGACGTTCGCGGGCTACGCGACGGGCAAAGCGCTCGTGCCGGGCCCGCGTTATGGTCACACGACGTTCTCCGAGTACTTCGCGGAGCACCGGCCCGAGCAGCGCTGA
- a CDS encoding response regulator — translation MSAPAPATAPIRVVVVDDQALFVSGMQMLIESQADLACVGTAPDGRMAVEVVGRERPDVVLMDIRMPVLDGIEATARILQQATAQVAAGETVPRIIMLTTFQRDEAVFRAIRTGASGFITKDATPEFILAAIRTVHAGQAVLAPQATFDLVRQFATEASDAGRPLELAIDVLSPREREIFLLTARGLSNAEIATAAFVSEATVKTHVRSILAKLHLQSRVQVVIFAYENGLLRY, via the coding sequence ATGAGCGCACCCGCGCCCGCGACCGCGCCCATCCGCGTTGTCGTCGTCGACGACCAGGCCCTCTTCGTCTCCGGCATGCAGATGCTGATCGAGTCGCAAGCCGACCTGGCATGCGTCGGCACGGCCCCCGACGGCCGGATGGCTGTGGAGGTGGTCGGCCGCGAGCGACCGGATGTCGTGCTCATGGACATCCGCATGCCCGTGCTCGACGGAATCGAGGCGACAGCCCGCATCCTGCAGCAGGCCACGGCACAAGTGGCTGCGGGTGAGACCGTGCCGCGCATCATCATGCTGACCACATTTCAGCGCGACGAGGCCGTGTTCCGGGCGATCCGCACGGGCGCGAGCGGGTTCATCACGAAGGATGCGACGCCCGAGTTCATTCTGGCGGCCATCCGCACGGTGCATGCCGGCCAGGCCGTGCTCGCGCCGCAGGCCACATTCGACCTGGTGCGGCAGTTCGCGACCGAGGCTTCGGATGCCGGCCGCCCTCTCGAACTCGCCATTGACGTGCTCAGCCCCCGCGAGCGTGAGATCTTCCTGCTCACCGCGCGCGGGCTGAGCAACGCCGAGATCGCGACCGCCGCGTTCGTGAGCGAGGCGACGGTGAAGACGCATGTGCGCAGCATTCTGGCCAAACTGCACCTGCAAAGCCGAGTGCAGGTGGTGATTTTCGCCTACGAGAACGGGTTGCTGCGGTACTGA